The Lineus longissimus chromosome 10, tnLinLong1.2, whole genome shotgun sequence genome segment TCTTGAGCAAGACTAGAAGAACTTCGGCTGAGATCTATCTGGAATCGGGCCGCTACTTTCTCTTGTTCTTGACGACTGCTTCCTCCCGGCGTGAGAATTGGCCTGAGGACAAAGTCCCCTGCGAGTGGAAAAAAAACTATCAAGATACTAAGATGAGCCATTCAAAAACTTCACACACTGTTTAATACAGTAAAGGAGTTCACTGAAGGGGTCAatgaaagtacagtagaacctctctattaaggacaccctcaggactgacaagtgctgtccttaatagagaggtgtcctgatcagattcagagaggtcaaattgaatggaaacaaccaatttgggaccaaaactagtgtccttaatagaggagttgtccttaatagagaggtgtccgctaagggaggttccactgtattgccCTGAAACTTACCAACACATAGCTTGCTCATAATCTGTGTCTTTTTGACCCTCACTAGCTGAGAGTCACTATACTTATGCCACTGCTGTACTGCCTCTCTATTattaaaggacaccctcaggactaacaagttgtgtccttaatagagaggtgacctgattagagacgtcaaattgaatggaaagaaccaatttgggatcaaactgtgtgtccttaattgaggggttgtccataatagagaggtgtctgttaagggaggttccactgtgttaTGGAATTTGccagtgtacatacatgtacagtggaacctcccttagcggacacctctcttttaaggacaacctctccattaaggacactagttttggtcccaaataggttgtttccattcaacttgacctcactcatcaggacacctctctattaaggacagaacttgtcagtcccgagggtgtccttaatagagaggttctactgtatatgataCTCTTATATTCTGCACAGCACGTTTTTTtaccaacatgtacatgtatactacatAAGCACTGGGCACTCGGCAGTATGTATATCATTCTTCTGATTAAAATAGAGAGCATACATATTTAAAAATCCAGGCCCAGCCTCTCGAATGCATCTTCAGTGCTCTTGTGGTCCGTACCCAGCACTAGCAGGCCAAATACTGTCTGGTCAAATCCTGCTAATAAACACACACAGAGCCTaagctttaaaaaaaggcaTTGTGCTCCTTACTTTCTGGTGGTGAGAAGCGCGGGTCTCTCGATGGTGAGTATCTCCTGTCCCGCCCTCGGACCTGCATCATATGAGGTACCTCACCATCGCCATATCCTAGCCGTGGGACCATCCTACCTGAAACATGGAAGAAACCTGAGTAAGTGTACCCGGCAGTGTGAGAACAGTGAGGGCACTGTAAAAACAGTGAGGACACTGcaaaaggacaccctcgggactgacaagtgctgtccttaatagtgaggtgtcttgattagagaggtcaaattgaattaaaaatttgggaccaaaagtagtgtccttaataaagaggtgtccgctaagggaggtttcactgtatatgCCCCCAACATGATTGTGTACCTGGGTATGATGAACAGTGTGTGTCGTAGTAAATAACTGAGTGGAGCAAAATTAGAGATAGTGCTTCTATGGccaaagtcccccccccccatcagaaCAATCTTTGGCAACCGTAGATGCCATGCTTGACTTCGAACCTTCCTATATCACGCTCAAAGAGCCAGGAATGAAAAGGCACGAGGGACATAATGAGCTCACTGGAGACAACAACACTGAGCCAGTCTAGCCTGAGCAGAATAGAATGTTCTCGATATCTCCAATGTGTTTTAATTCAGGCAAGATGGAGGACAGTCACTGCCAAATATTATCACTTGGTCAAGCACTTGACCTCATGTAACACCAACAGTGACTTCATGTGACTTAAAATCGGGCCTATTTGGCAACTTGGGCTCAGCTTTGAAATTCCAGTAGGTACATGTAAATTGATTCAGAGGCTACAATATTTTGCCCTCAAGAACCACCCTCCTCCCACCCCTGTAGCTCACAAATCAAATCATGCATGCCGAGTGAATTTGAAATCGACTTGCCATGATCAAGACCATAATCGAGATTTTGATGAACCTTCCTCGGTTGACCGTCCTGTGGTTGACGACTTTTTAACGGTTCATCGCCCGTTGGAAGGATCGGTGTCATGCTCTTTCTTCTCAAGTTGTCATACATCGTCTGAAAAAGACATGGTCACATTCTGTCGCGTCACCACATTATAGCAGTCAGCCCCAAGGGTCAGTGATGAATGGAAGTGGTCAAGAGTAGACCAACTGGCCCACGCTGGGTACAGTAGGCTAAAACCTGTAACCTTAATAgattaaagggacactataggcatcagctaggtaggcaagtaAAGGTTACACAAAGtaaccaataggggtctctcccatctcacagtacaacAAAACTATTCATGCTTATACGAGGAATATGTTTtatagtgctgaatcaaacatgacccggTGCCGTCTCTCTGCCTATTAGTCACCCAAAGATGGTCAATTTAACCCCGCTGCTCTtgcttatagtccccctttaagtgaaGGGTTTTACAGGGAAAATTTTACCTAAAATCATTCTATCAAGCACAAATTATTTTAGTAATTTCATTGTTTACACTAAGTCGAGTATCTTTTTCTGTATGTAGAAAGAAAAACTGCGAAGAtccccattctccaaagcagcgttAATATTCGATCATACGCAAGGAGGTTGGCCAATCCCCTTCTGAAGAACTGATCAATTTATGAACTGAACTCTTGTGATCAGACTGATGGCAATGTTTCATATTTTACCTGCAGCTTCTGGTACTGCCGACTCTTTTCACTCAACTTCTCAGCAAATTCATGCGTTATTTTCTTTTCCTCTTCAATATCTTGCAGTAAGGAAACATGCTGGTTCTTCATTGACTTGATGTTGTCATTCAATGCTTAGGCTAAGTTAAGGATTACAATAGATTGGTATCGCAAGTtagaaatacagtggaacctcccttagcggacacctctctattaaggacaacctctcaataaaggacactagttttggtcccaaaatggcagtttccattcaatctgacctctctaatcaggacacctctctattaaggacagcacttgtcagtcccaatggtgtcctttattagagaggttctacaggtAAGAACTGGAACCTGGGGGCCGtccataaagtacatgtacgtaccgagggggaggggggttggTGCCAGAGTGAACAAGGTGTGTACAGGGGGAGGGGTCTGTGCCAAAGCGTCCGCACGCAACCAAAG includes the following:
- the LOC135494362 gene encoding E3 ubiquitin-protein ligase CCNB1IP1-like, which translates into the protein MSNDCDLFCNRPKCRKRLENYAWVTSCSHIFCDKDGANEFNSNLTCPACKTDLSGKFDVVRIDLHPPEQYKSMILAGQKPDVIMEACSRALSFWSYQACQEKMYHEYRAKSAKDKLDQLETYCEQMVSKCQAEIKSLNDNIKSMKNQHVSLLQDIEEEKKITHEFAEKLSEKSRQYQKLQTMYDNLRRKSMTPILPTGDEPLKSRQPQDGQPRKVHQNLDYGLDHGRMVPRLGYGDGEVPHMMQVRGRDRRYSPSRDPRFSPPERDFVLRPILTPGGSSRQEQEKVAARFQIDLSRSSSSLAQDQMKRMSQQGRRH